A single Vicinamibacterales bacterium DNA region contains:
- a CDS encoding radical SAM protein has translation MKPRPQREIAREILSKEVGYVSKPHAGRLRVALIFPNSYFVGMSNLGFQTIYRLFNDQPDIVCERAFLPPKQELAALRESGARIVTLESQTPVADFDVIAFSVSFEWDYTNVLTLLRLAGVPLRAADRDHTHPLVVIGGAVTFVNPEPLAMFADVIAAGEGEALVPALVGAMSTSSRSEQLKRLAQARGYYIPSFYDVEYAADGTIARYLPREGTGAPPVVKKAAIKTTDAVDPPSTTIFTPDTEFGSRFLIEVVRGCANLCRFCWAGYNYLPVRAFPTDRILALAQAARAHSSKAGLVSIALCDHPDIEHILRSLRDMGYSISPASLRLDDLTPTIVSLLKESGERTLTIAPETGSDRLRRVINKTVTNAEILASAELIFSSGIESLKLYYMIGLPTEDDDDLVAIRDLTLQIHEIMLKYARPRGRIGRIVASVNPLVPKPGTAFERLPMERTDVIERKMKRLRALVADVDNVYFNIKSERHSYYQALLSLGDRRIAPAIELAEANGGQWRRALADAGLDGDFYIYRDRSNDTVLPWSIIDGGMKDTFFRAEFDKSTRAEWTLPPKRAKENVRLLPVLS, from the coding sequence ATGAAGCCCAGGCCACAGCGCGAGATCGCACGGGAAATCCTTTCCAAAGAAGTTGGCTACGTGTCCAAGCCGCACGCCGGCCGGCTGCGCGTCGCCCTGATCTTCCCCAACTCGTACTTCGTCGGGATGTCGAATCTCGGCTTCCAGACCATCTACCGGCTCTTCAACGATCAGCCCGACATCGTGTGCGAGCGCGCGTTCCTGCCGCCGAAGCAGGAACTGGCCGCCCTTCGCGAGTCCGGCGCGCGCATCGTCACGCTCGAGTCGCAGACCCCGGTGGCGGATTTCGACGTCATCGCCTTCTCGGTGTCGTTCGAGTGGGACTACACCAACGTCCTGACCCTGCTCCGCCTCGCCGGCGTGCCGTTGCGCGCCGCCGACCGCGACCATACCCACCCGCTGGTGGTGATCGGCGGCGCGGTGACGTTCGTGAACCCGGAGCCGCTCGCGATGTTCGCGGACGTGATCGCGGCGGGCGAGGGCGAAGCGCTGGTGCCCGCGCTGGTGGGCGCGATGAGCACCTCCTCGCGCAGCGAGCAGTTGAAGCGGCTCGCCCAGGCCCGCGGCTACTACATCCCGTCGTTCTACGACGTCGAGTACGCGGCCGACGGGACCATCGCCCGTTACCTGCCGCGTGAGGGCACCGGCGCGCCGCCGGTGGTGAAGAAGGCGGCGATCAAGACCACCGACGCGGTCGACCCGCCGAGCACCACCATCTTCACGCCCGACACCGAGTTCGGCTCGCGCTTCCTCATCGAGGTGGTGCGCGGGTGCGCGAACCTGTGCCGGTTCTGCTGGGCGGGCTACAACTACCTGCCGGTGCGCGCGTTCCCGACCGACCGCATCCTGGCCCTGGCCCAGGCCGCCCGCGCGCACTCGTCGAAGGCCGGCCTGGTGTCGATTGCACTGTGCGATCACCCCGACATCGAGCACATCCTCCGCAGCCTCCGTGACATGGGCTACTCGATCAGCCCGGCGTCGTTGCGCCTCGACGACCTCACCCCGACCATCGTCTCCCTGCTCAAGGAGAGCGGCGAGCGGACGCTGACCATCGCGCCCGAAACCGGCTCCGATCGCCTGCGGCGCGTGATCAACAAGACGGTGACCAACGCCGAGATCCTCGCCAGCGCCGAGCTGATCTTTTCGAGCGGCATCGAAAGTCTCAAGCTCTACTACATGATCGGCCTGCCCACCGAAGACGATGACGACCTGGTCGCCATTCGCGACCTGACGCTGCAGATCCACGAGATCATGCTGAAGTACGCCCGCCCGCGTGGACGGATCGGCCGCATCGTCGCCAGCGTGAACCCGCTGGTGCCGAAGCCGGGCACCGCCTTCGAGCGGCTGCCGATGGAGCGCACCGACGTGATCGAGCGCAAGATGAAACGCTTGCGCGCGCTGGTCGCCGACGTCGACAACGTCTACTTCAACATCAAGAGCGAGCGCCATTCGTACTACCAGGCGCTGCTGTCACTGGGCGACCGCCGCATTGCCCCGGCGATTGAACTCGCCGAGGCCAACGGCGGCCAGTGGCGGCGGGCGCTCGCCGATGCCGGCCTCGACGGCGACTTCTACATCTACCGCGACCGATCGAACGACACGGTGCTGCCGTGGAGCATCATCGACGGCGGCATGAAAGACACGTTCTTCCGCGCCGAGTTCGACAAGTCCACTCGCGCCGAGTGGACCCTGCCGCCCAAGCGCGCCAAGGAGAACGTGCGCCTGCTGCCGGTGCTGAGCTAA
- the ftsZ gene encoding cell division protein FtsZ produces MADQDGFEALRLTLDEEARMGARIKVIGVGGGGSNAVSRMVQAGISGVEFMVANTDAQALKANPAPVKIQIGGKLTKGLGAGADPNVGRQAALEDTDALIQALSGADMVFVTTGLGGGTGTGAAPVIASLATELGALTIAVVTKPFKFEGKKRFRQAEAGLDALRDAVDTVITIPNERLLAVIDRNTSMLDAFVTADDVLRQAIQGISDLILVPGLINLDFADVKTIMSGMGVAMMGTAMAEGPTRAVDAANRAISSPLLEDASVKGARGVIINVTGGPDMSLMEVNEALTIIQESAHEDANIIFGAVVDKALTNKVKITVIATGFDHVKTDRSTPANAPMQTPVDMSAYSSHLRVDIQPPIVQPRASIVRRPALELPMASARPVAVGQNGGDIPLADPAGPVGEFDLNLDLDVPAFLRRSEG; encoded by the coding sequence ATGGCGGATCAGGATGGCTTCGAGGCGCTGCGGCTCACGCTCGATGAAGAAGCGCGCATGGGTGCGCGAATCAAGGTGATCGGCGTCGGCGGCGGCGGCAGCAACGCCGTGTCGCGCATGGTGCAGGCGGGCATCTCGGGCGTGGAGTTCATGGTGGCCAACACCGACGCCCAGGCGCTCAAGGCCAATCCGGCGCCGGTGAAGATCCAGATCGGCGGCAAGCTCACCAAGGGGCTGGGCGCCGGCGCGGATCCGAACGTCGGACGTCAGGCGGCGCTCGAAGACACCGACGCCCTGATCCAGGCGCTGTCGGGCGCCGACATGGTGTTCGTGACCACCGGCCTCGGCGGCGGCACCGGCACCGGCGCGGCGCCGGTGATCGCCAGCCTCGCCACCGAACTGGGCGCGCTCACCATCGCCGTGGTCACCAAGCCCTTCAAGTTCGAGGGCAAGAAGCGCTTCCGGCAAGCCGAGGCCGGCCTCGACGCGCTACGCGACGCCGTTGACACCGTGATCACGATCCCGAACGAGCGCCTGCTCGCGGTGATCGATCGCAACACCTCGATGCTCGACGCCTTCGTCACCGCCGACGACGTGCTGCGGCAGGCGATCCAGGGCATCTCGGACCTGATCCTGGTGCCGGGCCTCATCAACCTCGATTTCGCCGACGTCAAGACCATCATGTCGGGCATGGGCGTGGCGATGATGGGCACGGCCATGGCCGAGGGCCCGACGCGCGCCGTCGACGCCGCCAATCGCGCCATCTCGAGCCCGCTGCTCGAAGACGCCTCGGTCAAGGGCGCGCGCGGCGTGATCATCAACGTGACCGGCGGTCCCGACATGTCGCTGATGGAAGTCAACGAGGCGCTGACCATCATCCAGGAATCGGCACACGAAGACGCCAACATCATCTTCGGCGCGGTGGTCGACAAGGCGCTCACCAACAAGGTGAAGATCACCGTGATCGCCACCGGCTTCGACCACGTCAAGACCGACCGCTCGACGCCGGCCAACGCGCCGATGCAGACGCCGGTGGACATGTCGGCCTACTCGTCGCACCTGCGCGTGGACATCCAGCCGCCCATCGTTCAGCCGCGCGCGTCGATCGTGCGGAGGCCGGCGCTGGAGCTGCCGATGGCGTCGGCCCGGCCGGTCGCGGTGGGGCAGAACGGCGGCGACATCCCGCTCGCCGATCCAGCCGGACCGGTCGGCGAGTTCGACCTCAATCTCGACCTTGACGTGCCGGCCTTCCTCCGGCGGAGCGAAGGGTAG
- the pgeF gene encoding peptidoglycan editing factor PgeF codes for MRRRLGDSMNLPVPDPAFRWTAEPWGPALRCAPLEAIAQHAFTSRQLQLPADDRWAAAAASVGGWREQVRRVKQVHGSVVRVLQRGDMRDAGPGARPDGDAIVSNEAGLVLAVMVADCVPILVADRSSGAAGAIHAGWRGTCARVGPAAVEAMRLRFGTEPSDLVAAIGPSIGPDDYAVGEALIESFQKAGHAAGDLARWFIRRDSQLRLDLWSANRDQLIDAGLQPEQIFTCGLSTLAHTDVFDSFRSEGERAGRMAALVVVPKQAIG; via the coding sequence TTGCGCCGTCGCCTGGGCGATTCGATGAACCTGCCGGTTCCCGATCCCGCATTTCGTTGGACCGCAGAGCCTTGGGGGCCCGCGCTGCGATGCGCGCCGCTCGAGGCGATCGCGCAACACGCGTTTACGTCACGGCAACTGCAGTTACCGGCCGATGACCGGTGGGCGGCGGCCGCGGCATCCGTCGGCGGGTGGCGGGAACAGGTGAGGCGCGTGAAGCAGGTCCACGGCAGCGTGGTTCGGGTGCTGCAGCGTGGCGACATGCGAGACGCCGGGCCAGGGGCCCGGCCCGACGGCGATGCCATCGTCTCGAATGAGGCCGGCCTGGTGCTGGCCGTGATGGTCGCCGACTGCGTTCCCATTCTGGTGGCGGACCGCAGTTCGGGTGCCGCGGGCGCCATTCATGCGGGCTGGCGCGGCACCTGCGCACGCGTAGGGCCGGCCGCCGTTGAAGCCATGCGCCTGCGTTTCGGCACGGAGCCATCCGACCTCGTCGCGGCGATTGGCCCGAGCATTGGACCTGACGACTACGCAGTGGGGGAGGCGTTGATTGAGTCGTTCCAGAAGGCCGGGCACGCCGCCGGCGATCTCGCCAGGTGGTTCATCCGCCGCGACTCACAGTTGCGTCTCGACCTCTGGTCCGCTAATCGCGATCAGTTGATCGACGCCGGCCTGCAGCCCGAACAGATCTTCACGTGCGGACTCAGCACGCTGGCCCACACCGACGTGTTCGATTCGTTTCGATCGGAAGGCGAACGGGCCGGGCGCATGGCTGCCCTCGTCGTCGTGCCCAAGCAGGCAATCGGCTGA
- the ftsA gene encoding cell division protein FtsA: MARQERYVVGLDIGTTKVCTVVGEMLEEGGVDVIGIGMAESKGLKRGVVVNLEAAVESIKKSIEEAELMAGVEVGSVHLAISGPHIKGFNSRGVVAVAGKNREVTRDDVRRAIDAARAVSLPAGREILHVLPQDFVVDEQEGIGAPVGLTGARLEVNVHIITGSQTATQNLVACVNRAGVEVIDTVIGQLAASETVLTPDEKELGVAVVDIGGGTADLAIFERGSLWHTAVIAVGGDHFTNDIAVGLRTPIPDAEKVKRRAGCALSSMVEEDETIEVASVGGRRPRVMARRILSDILQPRAEEMFHLIWDEISKAGYEKSLNSGLVLTGGGAQLEGMSEIAEQIFDLPIRRGSPAGVGGLADHVSNPSFATAVGLVLYAARHRGPAGSTSGGGALTRVMGRLRTVFKEFF; the protein is encoded by the coding sequence GTGGCACGACAGGAACGCTACGTAGTGGGGCTCGACATCGGCACGACCAAGGTCTGCACCGTGGTCGGCGAGATGCTCGAGGAAGGCGGCGTCGATGTGATCGGCATCGGCATGGCCGAATCGAAGGGCCTCAAGCGCGGGGTGGTCGTCAACCTGGAGGCTGCGGTTGAGTCGATCAAGAAGTCGATCGAAGAAGCCGAGCTGATGGCCGGCGTCGAGGTCGGCTCGGTGCACCTGGCGATCAGCGGCCCCCACATCAAGGGCTTCAACAGCCGCGGCGTGGTGGCGGTGGCCGGCAAGAACCGCGAGGTCACGCGCGACGACGTGCGCCGGGCGATCGACGCGGCCCGCGCGGTATCGCTGCCCGCCGGCCGCGAGATCCTGCACGTGCTGCCGCAAGACTTCGTGGTCGACGAGCAGGAAGGCATCGGCGCGCCGGTCGGCCTGACCGGGGCGCGGCTCGAGGTCAACGTCCACATCATCACCGGCAGCCAGACCGCGACGCAGAACCTGGTCGCCTGCGTCAACCGCGCCGGCGTCGAGGTGATCGACACTGTGATCGGCCAGCTCGCCGCGTCGGAGACGGTGCTGACGCCCGACGAGAAGGAGCTGGGCGTGGCGGTGGTGGACATCGGCGGCGGCACCGCCGATCTCGCCATCTTCGAGCGCGGCAGCCTGTGGCACACCGCAGTGATCGCGGTGGGCGGCGATCACTTCACCAACGACATCGCGGTGGGTCTGCGCACGCCGATCCCCGATGCCGAGAAGGTCAAGCGGCGGGCGGGCTGCGCGCTGTCGTCGATGGTCGAGGAAGACGAGACCATCGAGGTGGCCAGCGTCGGCGGCCGGCGGCCGCGCGTGATGGCGCGGCGCATCCTGTCCGACATCCTGCAGCCGCGCGCGGAGGAAATGTTTCACCTGATCTGGGACGAGATCAGCAAGGCCGGCTACGAGAAGTCGCTCAATTCCGGCCTAGTGCTGACCGGCGGCGGCGCCCAACTCGAGGGCATGTCGGAAATCGCCGAGCAGATCTTCGACCTGCCGATCCGGCGCGGCAGCCCGGCCGGCGTCGGCGGCCTCGCCGACCACGTCAGCAACCCGTCGTTTGCCACCGCGGTGGGCCTGGTGCTGTACGCGGCGCGCCATCGCGGGCCGGCGGGCAGCACCAGCGGCGGCGGCGCGCTCACCCGCGTGATGGGACGGCTGCGCACGGTGTTCAAGGAATTTTTCTAG